The Streptococcus viridans genome includes a window with the following:
- a CDS encoding glucose-6-phosphate isomerase yields MSHIKFDYSKVLGKFVAPHEVDYMQAQVTAADELIRKGTGAGSDFLGWLDLPENYDREEFDRILKAAEQIKADSDVLVVIGIGGSYLGAKAAIDFLNHHFANLQTKEERKAPQILYAGNSISSTYLADLVEYVADKDFSVNVISKSGTTTEPAIAFRVFKELLVKKYGQEEANKRIYATTDRQKGAVKVEADANGWETFVVPDDIGGRFSVLTAVGLLPIAASGADIKALMEGANTARKDYTSDKIAENEAYQYAAVRNILYRKGYATEILVNYEPSLQYFSEWWKQLAGESEGKDQKGIYPTSANFSTDLHSLGQFIQEGTRIMFETVVRVDKPRKNVIIPTLEEDLDGLGYLQGKDVDFVNKKATDGVLLAHTDGDVPNMYVTLPEQDAFTLGYTIYFFELAIALSGYLNAINPFDQPGVEAYKRNMFALLGKPGFEELSKELNARL; encoded by the coding sequence ATGTCTCATATTAAATTTGACTACTCAAAAGTTTTGGGTAAATTTGTTGCCCCACATGAAGTGGACTACATGCAAGCACAAGTTACAGCAGCAGACGAATTGATCCGTAAAGGAACTGGTGCTGGTAGCGACTTCTTGGGTTGGTTGGACCTTCCTGAAAACTACGACCGCGAAGAATTTGACCGCATCTTGAAAGCTGCTGAGCAAATCAAAGCTGACAGCGATGTTTTGGTCGTTATCGGTATCGGTGGATCATACCTTGGTGCGAAAGCTGCCATTGACTTCTTGAACCATCACTTTGCAAACTTGCAAACAAAAGAAGAACGCAAAGCACCACAAATCCTTTACGCTGGGAACTCAATCTCATCAACATACCTTGCTGACTTGGTAGAGTACGTAGCAGACAAAGACTTCTCGGTAAACGTGATTTCTAAATCAGGTACAACAACTGAACCAGCCATCGCTTTCCGTGTCTTCAAAGAACTCTTGGTGAAGAAATACGGTCAAGAGGAAGCTAACAAACGGATCTACGCAACAACTGACCGCCAAAAAGGTGCTGTTAAGGTTGAAGCAGATGCTAACGGTTGGGAAACATTTGTTGTTCCAGATGACATTGGTGGACGTTTCTCAGTATTGACAGCAGTTGGATTGCTTCCAATCGCTGCATCAGGTGCAGACATCAAAGCCCTTATGGAAGGTGCTAATACAGCTCGCAAAGACTACACTTCAGATAAGATTGCTGAAAATGAAGCTTACCAATATGCTGCAGTGCGTAACATCCTTTACCGTAAAGGCTATGCAACTGAAATCTTGGTAAACTATGAGCCATCGCTTCAATACTTCTCAGAATGGTGGAAACAATTGGCTGGTGAGTCAGAAGGGAAAGACCAAAAAGGGATTTACCCAACTTCAGCTAACTTCTCAACAGACTTGCACTCATTGGGTCAATTTATCCAAGAAGGAACTCGTATCATGTTTGAAACAGTTGTCCGCGTTGACAAACCTCGTAAGAATGTGATCATCCCTACTTTGGAAGAAGACCTTGACGGACTTGGATACCTCCAAGGAAAAGACGTTGACTTCGTTAACAAAAAAGCGACTGACGGTGTTCTTCTTGCCCACACTGACGGTGACGTACCAAACATGTACGTAACTCTTCCTGAGCAAGATGCCTTCACTCTTGGTTACACTATCTACTTCTTCGAATTGGCCATCGCCCTTTCAGGTTACTTAAACGCGATCAACCCATTTGACCAACCAGGTGTTGAAGCTTACAAACGTAACATGTTTGCCCTTCTTGGTAAACCAGGATTTGAAGAATTGAGCAAAGAACTCAACGCTCGTCTATAA
- a CDS encoding adenylosuccinate synthase produces MTSVVVVGTQWGDEGKGKITDFLSANAEVIARYQGGDNAGHTIVIDGKKFKLHLIPSGIFFPEKISVIGNGVVVNPKSLVKELAYLHEEGVSTDSLRISDRAHVILPYHIELDRLQEESKGDNKIGTTIKGIGPAYMDKAARVGIRIADLLDRDVFAERLRINLEEKNRQFTKLYDAEALSFDDIFEEYYEYGQQIKQYVTDTSVILNDALDNGKRVLFEGAQGVMLDIDQGTYPFVTSSNPVAGGVTIGSGVGPSKIDKVVGVCKAYTSRVGDGPFPTELFDEVGDRIREVGHEYGTTTGRPRRVGWFDSVVMRHSRRVSGITNLSLNSIDVLSGLDTVKICVAYDLDGERIDHYPASLEQLKRCKPIYEELPGWSEDITGVRHLDELPENARNYVRRIGELVGVRISTFSVGPDRDQTNILESVWSSK; encoded by the coding sequence ATGACATCAGTAGTTGTTGTAGGAACCCAGTGGGGAGATGAAGGAAAAGGGAAGATTACAGACTTCCTATCAGCCAATGCAGAAGTCATTGCTCGCTACCAAGGTGGGGACAATGCCGGTCACACCATCGTGATTGACGGCAAAAAGTTCAAGTTGCACTTGATTCCTTCTGGTATCTTCTTCCCTGAAAAGATCTCTGTGATTGGAAATGGGGTGGTGGTCAACCCGAAATCATTGGTCAAAGAGTTGGCTTATCTCCATGAAGAAGGGGTATCAACAGACAGCCTTCGCATTTCTGACCGTGCCCATGTCATCCTTCCTTACCACATCGAATTGGACCGTCTCCAAGAAGAGTCTAAAGGGGACAACAAAATCGGAACGACCATCAAAGGGATTGGACCAGCCTATATGGACAAGGCTGCACGTGTAGGAATTCGGATTGCGGATCTTTTGGACCGTGACGTCTTTGCGGAACGCCTTCGCATCAATTTGGAAGAAAAGAACCGTCAATTTACCAAACTCTATGATGCAGAGGCTTTGTCATTTGACGATATCTTCGAAGAATACTATGAATATGGTCAACAAATCAAACAATATGTAACCGATACTTCTGTTATCTTGAACGATGCTTTGGATAACGGCAAGCGCGTGCTCTTTGAAGGAGCCCAAGGGGTTATGTTGGATATCGACCAAGGAACCTATCCATTTGTAACTTCCTCAAACCCTGTTGCAGGTGGGGTGACCATCGGATCAGGTGTCGGCCCAAGTAAGATCGATAAGGTTGTCGGTGTATGTAAAGCCTATACCAGCCGTGTTGGAGATGGCCCATTCCCTACGGAGCTCTTTGATGAAGTGGGTGATCGGATCCGTGAAGTCGGCCATGAGTATGGGACAACAACCGGTCGTCCACGTCGTGTCGGTTGGTTTGACTCAGTTGTCATGCGCCATAGCCGTCGTGTGTCAGGAATTACCAACCTCAGCTTGAACTCCATCGACGTTCTGTCAGGTTTGGATACAGTGAAGATCTGTGTGGCTTACGACTTGGATGGAGAACGCATTGACCACTACCCAGCAAGCTTGGAGCAACTCAAACGTTGCAAACCAATCTATGAAGAATTACCAGGTTGGTCAGAAGACATCACCGGTGTCCGTCACTTGGATGAGCTTCCAGAAAATGCCCGCAATTATGTTCGCCGGATCGGTGAGTTGGTTGGTGTGCGCATTTCAACCTTCTCAGTCGGACCAGATCGTGACCAAACCAATATCCTGGAAAGTGTCTGGTCAAGTAAATAA
- a CDS encoding C69 family dipeptidase, with translation MKKWLIKLSLVAMAILLLPFQAVEACCGFIIGRQLTKDGTTLFGRTEDYPYYPNGGKHNKNYVVVDAKNYKEGDKIQDESNGFTYPHAASEMKYTAAYDSARGDGSNGAFGEHGFNEAGVSMTATVTAIPNKKVLEKDPLKEDGLPEAAMLDVILPRAKTAREAIELLGKVIEEKGSAEGNTVVVADQNETWYMEILSGHQYVAVKVPEDKYAVFANTYYLGHVDLNDKENVIASKDVEKVAKESGSYKTDKDGNFHIAKSYGPEKYAEGDRSRTYAGITVLDPESKVTYEDDEYELFRSPTDPNKKFTLEDAFAMQRNRFEHLNGRFVPDDQIGVKKQGDNGANDTVRKDQYKYALGNENVIDAHVYQINPKLPKSFGGTVWLGMGPSRNTPYVPFYGNVKDTHEVFKPQTETYDPNSWYWTVWHIDNMAINNQDIFGKTVQEHWKALEKGFIADQEKKDIEYYSLKDQPEAAKAAEDKVTKDALDLSDRLFQHFKDYERLMEKQLEAAGRKSDPYRASKPDNYKDPEESKDPKEPKKPDTPKVPEKPQVDGNITKIEIPASYYRATPSNKDIPANAEGNPNNRFGYAANKDKQPVVSPKVETPVKPEETVQAPAEAPVAGNSVNNNNRFGSNFNPGEIETYPNTNYSYNVHP, from the coding sequence ATGAAAAAATGGTTGATTAAGCTCTCGTTAGTAGCGATGGCTATATTGCTCCTTCCGTTTCAAGCTGTTGAGGCTTGTTGTGGATTTATCATTGGACGTCAGTTGACCAAGGATGGTACCACCCTGTTTGGTCGGACCGAGGACTATCCTTATTATCCAAATGGCGGAAAACACAACAAAAACTATGTTGTTGTTGATGCCAAGAATTATAAGGAAGGGGACAAAATTCAGGACGAATCCAATGGTTTCACCTATCCTCATGCTGCCAGCGAAATGAAATACACAGCTGCTTATGATTCCGCTCGTGGAGATGGTAGCAATGGTGCATTTGGGGAACATGGCTTTAACGAAGCGGGTGTTTCCATGACTGCCACTGTTACAGCAATTCCAAATAAAAAGGTATTAGAAAAAGATCCACTAAAAGAAGATGGACTTCCAGAAGCTGCAATGCTTGACGTAATCTTACCTCGTGCAAAAACAGCTCGTGAAGCAATCGAATTACTTGGAAAAGTTATCGAAGAAAAGGGATCAGCTGAAGGAAATACAGTTGTAGTTGCTGACCAAAATGAGACATGGTATATGGAAATTCTTTCAGGTCACCAATATGTAGCGGTGAAGGTACCAGAAGATAAATACGCAGTCTTTGCAAATACTTATTACCTCGGTCATGTTGATTTGAATGATAAGGAAAATGTGATTGCTTCAAAAGATGTTGAAAAAGTAGCTAAAGAATCAGGAAGTTACAAGACTGATAAAGATGGCAACTTCCATATTGCTAAATCTTACGGACCTGAAAAATATGCAGAAGGGGACCGTTCTCGGACTTATGCTGGGATTACAGTACTTGATCCAGAGTCTAAAGTGACTTACGAGGATGATGAATACGAACTCTTCCGTTCTCCAACTGATCCAAATAAGAAATTTACTTTAGAAGATGCCTTTGCTATGCAACGGAATCGCTTTGAACACTTAAATGGACGCTTCGTACCGGACGATCAAATCGGTGTCAAGAAACAAGGTGACAATGGCGCAAACGACACAGTTCGCAAGGATCAATACAAATATGCACTAGGGAATGAAAATGTTATCGATGCCCATGTCTATCAAATTAATCCAAAACTACCAAAATCATTTGGTGGTACAGTTTGGCTAGGAATGGGACCATCACGGAACACTCCATATGTCCCATTCTATGGAAATGTGAAAGACACCCATGAAGTCTTTAAACCACAAACAGAAACCTATGATCCAAATTCTTGGTATTGGACTGTTTGGCATATTGACAACATGGCAATCAACAACCAAGATATCTTTGGAAAAACCGTCCAAGAACATTGGAAAGCACTAGAAAAAGGATTTATTGCTGATCAAGAGAAGAAGGATATTGAATATTATTCACTAAAAGATCAACCGGAAGCTGCAAAAGCTGCTGAAGATAAAGTAACGAAAGATGCCCTTGACTTGTCTGATCGCCTTTTCCAACACTTCAAAGATTATGAAAGATTAATGGAAAAACAATTAGAGGCAGCTGGACGCAAGTCAGATCCTTATCGTGCTTCTAAACCAGATAATTATAAAGATCCTGAAGAGTCTAAAGATCCTAAAGAGCCTAAGAAACCAGACACACCAAAAGTTCCAGAAAAACCACAAGTTGACGGAAATATTACAAAAATTGAAATTCCTGCTTCTTATTATAGGGCTACCCCTTCTAATAAGGATATCCCAGCAAATGCAGAAGGAAATCCAAACAATCGCTTTGGCTATGCTGCTAACAAGGATAAACAACCAGTTGTATCTCCTAAAGTAGAAACTCCTGTGAAGCCTGAAGAAACTGTTCAAGCTCCAGCTGAAGCTCCTGTAGCAGGAAACAGTGTAAACAACAATAATCGCTTCGGTTCTAATTTCAATCCAGGTGAAATTGAGACTTACCCAAATACAAATTATTCTTACAATGTTCATCCTTAA
- a CDS encoding rhomboid family intramembrane serine protease: protein MNQLFDKKYPVTSSLLLLTTGVFLSMLLLRGFDYESVQTVYDFGGVLGDEIQVDPSQSWRLLAAMFVHVGLQHFVLNMVILYFIGRIAEDLFGSKAFLALYLLSGLMGNLFVLVFSPEVVAAGASTALFGIFGAIVSLRFIARSPYIRYLGQRYTSLILINLLFSFMPGISLAGHLGGLIGGGILAVVFPVYGEQDSVKKSWRWGAVVLYTAGAILLYSWPLLAHPFL from the coding sequence ATGAATCAACTATTTGATAAGAAATACCCAGTGACCAGTAGCTTGCTTCTATTAACAACCGGCGTTTTTCTATCCATGTTATTACTTCGTGGCTTTGACTATGAATCGGTCCAGACTGTCTACGATTTTGGAGGTGTCCTAGGAGATGAAATCCAGGTAGATCCGAGCCAGAGCTGGCGTTTGCTTGCTGCCATGTTTGTTCATGTTGGCTTGCAACACTTTGTTTTGAACATGGTTATCCTCTATTTTATCGGAAGAATCGCAGAAGATTTATTTGGCTCGAAGGCCTTTTTAGCCCTCTACCTCTTATCCGGCTTGATGGGCAATCTTTTTGTCTTGGTCTTTTCTCCAGAAGTCGTCGCAGCTGGGGCTTCGACAGCCTTGTTTGGTATCTTTGGTGCTATTGTCAGTTTACGTTTTATCGCCCGTAGTCCCTATATTCGCTATCTGGGCCAACGTTATACCTCCTTGATTTTGATCAATCTCCTCTTTAGCTTCATGCCAGGGATTAGTCTAGCCGGTCACTTAGGAGGCCTGATAGGAGGAGGGATTCTAGCCGTTGTCTTTCCGGTCTATGGTGAGCAAGATAGCGTGAAAAAAAGCTGGCGCTGGGGAGCCGTAGTCCTTTACACAGCTGGAGCCATTCTTCTTTATTCTTGGCCTTTACTTGCTCATCCCTTTTTATGA
- the tadA gene encoding tRNA adenosine(34) deaminase TadA, with amino-acid sequence MRDYTLEEKEAFMREALKEAEIALAHEEIPIGCVIVKDGEIIGRGHNAREELQRAVMHAEVMAIEEANQHEESWRLLDTTLFVTIEPCVMCSGAIGLARIPQVVYGATNQKFGGAGSLYDILTDERLNHRVEVETGILEAECAAIMQTFFRQGRERKKQAKLAAKAETQE; translated from the coding sequence GTGAGAGACTATACCCTAGAAGAGAAAGAAGCTTTTATGCGAGAGGCTTTAAAAGAGGCAGAGATCGCCTTGGCCCATGAGGAAATTCCTATTGGCTGTGTCATTGTCAAAGACGGCGAGATCATTGGACGTGGGCACAACGCGCGAGAAGAATTGCAGCGAGCGGTCATGCATGCGGAGGTAATGGCGATCGAAGAAGCCAATCAGCACGAAGAGAGCTGGCGTTTGCTGGATACCACCCTATTTGTGACCATTGAACCCTGTGTCATGTGCAGTGGTGCCATCGGGCTGGCCCGGATCCCTCAGGTAGTCTACGGTGCGACCAATCAGAAGTTTGGTGGAGCAGGGAGTCTCTACGACATTTTGACAGATGAACGTCTCAATCACCGGGTGGAAGTAGAAACAGGAATCTTGGAAGCAGAATGTGCAGCCATTATGCAGACCTTTTTCCGCCAAGGCCGAGAACGAAAAAAACAAGCCAAACTCGCAGCCAAGGCCGAAACACAAGAATAA
- the gshAB gene encoding bifunctional glutamate--cysteine ligase GshA/glutathione synthetase GshB, translating to MTINQLLQKLDTSSPILQATFGLERENLRVTTDGHLAQTAHPSQLGSRNFHPTIQTDFSEQQLELITPIAHSTKEARRLLGAISDVAGRSIDQSECLWPLSMPPQLTEEDIIIARLENEYERHYREGLAKKYGKKLQAISGIHYNMELGKDLVAALFQVSSYHLLKDFKNDLYLKLARNFLRFRWLLTYLYGAAPLAEAGFYSQEYPQPIRSFRNSDYGYVNDENIQVSYTSLEQYVTDIENYVQSGELSAEKEFYSAVRFRGQKHNRAYLEQGITYLEFRCFDLNPFDHLGISQETLDTVHLFLLGLLWLDDVENVDAVLKAAHDLNQKIACSHPLTALPDEADSSAILQAMEGLIQHFELPTYYQTLLDQMREALLHPQLTLSGQLLPHIQQDSLTAFGLEKAEEYHRYAWTAPYALKGYENMELSTQMLLFDAIQKGLNVEILDEKDQFLKLWHGSHVEYVKNGNMTSKDNYVIPLAMANKTVTKKILAAADFPVPAGAEFSSLEEGLAYYPLIKNREIVVKPKSTNFGLGISIFQEPASLEAYHKALEIAFSEDVAVLVEEFIAGTEYRFFVLDGQCQAVLLRVAANVVGDGQHTVRELIAIKNDNPLRGRDHRSPLEIIELGDIELLMLDQQGYGADDILPAGVKVDLRRNSNISTGGDSIDVTDSMHPSYKELAADMAKAMGAWACGVDLIIPDSSAISTKENPNCTCIELNFNPSMYMHTYCAEGPGQSITPKILAKLFPEIDL from the coding sequence ATGACGATTAATCAATTACTGCAGAAACTGGATACATCAAGCCCTATTCTCCAAGCGACCTTTGGTCTGGAGAGGGAAAATCTGCGAGTGACAACTGATGGACACTTAGCTCAAACTGCTCATCCGAGTCAGCTTGGTTCCCGCAATTTCCACCCGACCATCCAAACAGACTTCAGCGAACAACAACTGGAACTAATTACACCTATTGCTCACTCTACTAAGGAAGCGCGGCGCTTACTGGGAGCTATCAGCGATGTGGCAGGCCGCTCAATTGACCAGAGTGAATGCCTGTGGCCTCTGTCCATGCCACCGCAGCTGACTGAAGAAGATATTATCATCGCCCGTCTGGAAAACGAATACGAACGCCACTACCGAGAGGGTTTAGCGAAAAAATATGGCAAAAAACTACAGGCCATCTCTGGTATCCACTACAACATGGAGCTAGGGAAAGATCTGGTCGCTGCTCTCTTTCAAGTCAGCTCCTATCATTTACTCAAGGACTTTAAAAATGACCTCTATCTCAAACTGGCTCGAAACTTTCTGCGTTTCCGATGGCTCTTAACCTATCTCTACGGTGCTGCTCCTCTGGCAGAAGCCGGCTTCTACAGTCAGGAATACCCGCAGCCTATCCGCTCTTTTCGCAACAGCGACTATGGCTATGTCAATGACGAGAATATTCAGGTGTCCTACACTTCTTTGGAGCAATATGTAACCGATATTGAAAACTACGTTCAGTCTGGCGAGCTCAGTGCTGAAAAAGAATTTTACTCAGCCGTTCGCTTCCGTGGACAGAAGCACAATCGCGCCTATCTGGAGCAGGGTATCACCTATCTGGAATTCCGCTGCTTCGATCTCAATCCTTTTGACCATTTGGGCATTAGCCAAGAGACCTTAGATACTGTCCATCTCTTTTTACTGGGCCTGCTCTGGCTAGATGATGTAGAAAATGTTGATGCAGTATTAAAAGCTGCTCATGATTTGAACCAGAAAATTGCTTGTAGCCACCCGCTGACTGCCCTGCCAGATGAGGCAGACAGCTCAGCCATTCTCCAAGCCATGGAAGGGCTCATCCAGCATTTTGAACTGCCAACTTACTATCAAACTTTGCTGGACCAGATGAGAGAGGCTCTCTTACATCCTCAGCTGACACTGTCAGGACAGCTCCTGCCCCATATCCAGCAAGATTCCTTAACAGCTTTTGGTCTAGAAAAAGCAGAAGAATACCACCGCTATGCCTGGACTGCTCCTTATGCCCTCAAAGGCTACGAAAATATGGAACTGTCCACCCAGATGCTACTCTTTGATGCTATTCAAAAGGGGCTAAATGTCGAAATTTTAGATGAAAAGGACCAATTTCTCAAGCTTTGGCATGGTAGTCATGTAGAATATGTCAAGAACGGCAATATGACCTCCAAGGATAACTATGTCATCCCTTTGGCCATGGCCAATAAAACAGTCACCAAAAAGATTTTGGCAGCAGCTGACTTTCCCGTTCCGGCTGGAGCAGAATTTTCTTCTCTAGAAGAGGGACTGGCCTACTACCCTTTGATTAAGAACCGAGAAATTGTTGTCAAACCCAAGTCAACCAACTTCGGACTGGGCATCTCTATCTTCCAAGAGCCAGCTAGCCTGGAAGCTTATCACAAGGCTCTGGAGATTGCTTTTTCAGAAGATGTCGCCGTCTTAGTGGAGGAATTTATCGCTGGAACGGAGTACCGCTTCTTTGTCTTAGACGGACAATGCCAAGCAGTCCTCTTGCGAGTGGCGGCCAATGTCGTCGGAGACGGTCAGCATACCGTGAGAGAATTGATTGCCATCAAAAATGACAATCCTCTGCGGGGCCGAGATCATCGTTCACCGCTTGAAATCATTGAACTGGGGGACATTGAACTGCTCATGCTGGACCAGCAAGGCTATGGAGCAGATGATATCCTGCCTGCTGGAGTCAAGGTTGACTTGCGGCGCAATTCCAACATTTCTACTGGCGGAGACTCGATTGATGTCACAGACAGCATGCACCCATCTTATAAGGAACTCGCTGCGGACATGGCAAAGGCTATGGGAGCCTGGGCCTGTGGCGTTGATCTCATCATCCCTGACAGCTCTGCTATTTCCACAAAGGAAAATCCCAACTGTACCTGCATCGAGCTCAACTTCAATCCTTCTATGTATATGCACACCTATTGTGCTGAGGGGCCGGGACAAAGCATTACTCCGAAAATACTAGCTAAACTTTTCCCAGAAATAGACCTATAA
- the dapD gene encoding 2,3,4,5-tetrahydropyridine-2,6-dicarboxylate N-acetyltransferase, with protein MTAQKMTAQEIIAFIGNAEKKTNVKVTFEGELVGSLPASVVKLGNVLFGDWKEIEPLLANLTENKDYIVEQDGRNSAVPLLDKRYLNARIEPGAIIRDQVTIEDNAVIMMGAVINIGAEIGAGTMIDMGAILGGRATVGKNSHIGAGAVLAGVIEPASAEPVRIGDNVLVGANAVVIEGVQVGNGSVVAAGAIVTQDVPENVVVAGVPARVIKKIDEQTQQKTALEDALRNL; from the coding sequence ATGACTGCACAAAAAATGACTGCACAAGAGATTATCGCCTTTATCGGAAATGCAGAAAAGAAAACCAATGTAAAAGTAACCTTCGAAGGGGAATTGGTAGGATCTCTTCCAGCATCCGTTGTAAAACTAGGTAATGTCCTATTTGGAGACTGGAAAGAGATTGAGCCCCTTCTTGCTAACCTAACAGAAAACAAAGACTATATCGTAGAGCAAGATGGGCGTAATTCGGCAGTGCCTTTGCTAGACAAGCGTTATTTGAATGCCCGGATTGAACCGGGTGCGATCATTCGAGACCAGGTGACCATTGAAGACAATGCGGTAATCATGATGGGAGCCGTCATCAATATCGGGGCTGAAATTGGTGCGGGAACCATGATCGATATGGGAGCTATTCTTGGTGGCCGTGCAACGGTTGGTAAAAACAGCCATATCGGAGCAGGAGCAGTCCTTGCCGGTGTGATTGAGCCAGCCTCTGCAGAACCAGTCCGAATCGGGGATAACGTCTTGGTGGGAGCCAATGCCGTCGTCATCGAAGGGGTTCAAGTTGGTAATGGCTCCGTCGTAGCGGCGGGTGCGATTGTTACCCAAGATGTGCCTGAAAATGTAGTGGTAGCCGGTGTACCTGCGCGCGTGATCAAGAAGATTGACGAACAGACGCAACAAAAAACCGCACTTGAGGATGCCTTGCGTAACCTTTAA
- a CDS encoding 5-formyltetrahydrofolate cyclo-ligase, giving the protein MKASIRKSVLKKMKGLEPEIKRVADQSLIQRLRSLPAYQEASVIATYLSFPHEVDTSFLIDAAQADGKQVVIPKTYPKGRMEFVVYDSQKLKQTSFGLLEPEEGSQAIDQSEIDLIHVPGVAFQKDGYRLGYGGGYYDRYLADFDGATVSTIYACQEVDFSPASHDIPVQEVLVDESTI; this is encoded by the coding sequence ATGAAAGCAAGTATTCGAAAAAGTGTGTTGAAGAAGATGAAAGGATTGGAGCCGGAAATCAAACGGGTTGCCGATCAGTCCTTAATCCAGCGGTTGCGCTCTTTGCCAGCTTACCAAGAAGCAAGTGTGATAGCGACCTATTTGTCCTTCCCGCATGAGGTGGATACGAGTTTTCTGATTGACGCAGCTCAAGCCGATGGCAAGCAGGTCGTCATTCCGAAAACCTATCCAAAAGGACGTATGGAATTTGTAGTCTATGATTCGCAGAAGTTGAAACAAACATCCTTTGGCCTCTTGGAACCAGAGGAGGGGAGCCAAGCAATAGATCAGTCGGAGATTGACCTGATCCATGTTCCTGGAGTGGCCTTTCAAAAGGATGGCTACCGGCTGGGCTATGGAGGAGGCTATTACGATCGCTATTTGGCAGATTTCGACGGAGCGACTGTCAGCACCATCTATGCTTGCCAAGAAGTAGACTTTTCACCGGCTTCCCATGATATCCCAGTACAGGAGGTTCTTGTGGATGAATCAACTATTTGA
- a CDS encoding N-acetyldiaminopimelate deacetylase: MTLDLVRIRQDLHQIPEIGLEEFKTQAYLLERIAEITEGKEFVEQRTWRTGIMVFLKGSNPEKTIGWRTDIDGLPIVEQTGLDFASRHEGRMHACGHDVHMTLALGLLEQLVQVQPKNNLLFLFQPAEENEAGGMLMYEDGAFGDWLPDQFYGLHVRPDLKVGEIATNRGTLFAGTCEVKITFKGKGGHAAFPHEAKDALVAASYFVTQVQTIVSRNVDPIEGAVVTFGSMHAGTTNNVIAETVFLHGTIRTLTMEMNLLTQKRLETIARGVADAFDMELDFELKQGGYLPVENNPDLADELMTFFDQAEDVALIDILPAMTGEDFGYLLSKVDGAMFWLGVDSPYALHHPQMSPKEEALHFGVKAISPFLQMKANQ, encoded by the coding sequence ATGACACTTGATTTAGTAAGAATTCGGCAGGACCTGCATCAAATCCCGGAAATTGGACTAGAAGAATTTAAAACACAAGCCTATCTCTTGGAGCGCATCGCAGAAATCACCGAGGGAAAAGAATTCGTCGAGCAACGGACCTGGCGGACGGGGATCATGGTTTTTCTGAAAGGTTCCAATCCCGAAAAGACCATTGGCTGGCGGACGGATATCGATGGACTGCCTATTGTTGAGCAGACTGGTCTTGACTTTGCCTCCCGCCACGAAGGTCGGATGCATGCCTGTGGCCATGATGTCCATATGACGCTGGCCTTGGGCTTGTTGGAGCAACTGGTCCAAGTACAACCGAAGAACAATCTCTTGTTCCTCTTTCAGCCTGCTGAGGAAAATGAAGCTGGAGGCATGCTCATGTATGAGGATGGGGCCTTTGGAGATTGGTTGCCTGATCAATTCTACGGCCTCCATGTCCGTCCAGACTTAAAGGTAGGCGAGATTGCGACCAATCGGGGGACGCTCTTTGCAGGGACCTGTGAGGTGAAAATTACGTTTAAAGGTAAGGGCGGGCACGCCGCCTTTCCCCATGAAGCCAAGGATGCCCTAGTCGCTGCCAGCTATTTTGTCACCCAGGTTCAAACCATTGTCAGCCGAAATGTCGATCCTATCGAGGGAGCAGTTGTGACCTTCGGTTCCATGCATGCGGGAACGACCAATAATGTCATTGCGGAGACGGTCTTTCTGCATGGGACGATTCGGACCCTGACCATGGAAATGAACCTCTTGACTCAGAAGCGACTCGAGACGATTGCGAGAGGGGTTGCAGATGCTTTTGATATGGAGCTAGATTTTGAACTTAAGCAAGGGGGCTATTTGCCGGTGGAAAACAATCCGGACTTGGCAGATGAACTGATGACCTTCTTTGATCAAGCAGAAGATGTGGCCCTGATTGATATCCTGCCCGCAATGACTGGAGAAGATTTCGGTTACCTCTTGTCAAAAGTGGATGGAGCCATGTTCTGGTTGGGAGTGGATAGTCCTTATGCCCTCCATCATCCTCAGATGAGTCCCAAGGAAGAAGCCCTGCACTTTGGTGTCAAAGCCATTAGTCCTTTCTTACAAATGAAAGCCAACCAATAA